Sequence from the Calditrichota bacterium genome:
AGATGTCGCGCAATTCCTGGCGCAGGCCGCGCAGCAGAGCGTGGCTCTTCAGCTCGTGCAGGCCCGCTCCTGCGGCGCCTTTCTTCTTCCTGCCCCGCTCAGAGCTCTGCATAGTCTCACCTCGAATGGTGCCTTTCTTCAAGGACCTACGTACACCGTGCTGATACTGGTCTTTGCGTCGGAAAGTTGCACCGGACTCTACGTGCCTCTCGGCGGCGGCAGTCATCAATTGAGGACGCGGCAGACCAATCCTTTGAGATATCCCCCCTCAGGAAAGCTCAGCGCGACCGGGTGGTCGCAGGCCTGGCCCAAGCGAGCTATGATCTGTGCGCTGCGACCGGCGTCCAGCGCGGCGTCGGCAACGATTTTCTGGAAAAGCTCAGGCGCAATCAGCCCGGAGCACGAAAAGGTGACGAGCACCCCCCGTGGGCGGAGCAGTTTGAAAGCCAACAGGTTGATGTCCTTGTAGCCGCGGCTTGCCTTGGGAACCTGTGCCTGCGAGTCCGCAAACTTTGGTGGGTCCAGGATGACCACGTCGAACTGGCGTCCGCTGTCCCGCAAGCGACGCAGCTCCTGGAAGGCATCCCCTTGGATGAATTCTGCAGCGTTGGCGTCAATGCCATTGAGGGCCAGGTTGCGACGAGCAAGGGCCAGGGCCTCGGCGGAGGACTCGATGTTGGTCACGGCCGCAGCTCCGCCGAGCAGCGCCCAGATGGCGAATGCGCCGGTGTACGCAAAGCAGTTGAGCACCTGCATGCCCTGGCAATACCTTGCTGCCAGAGCTCGATTCTCCCGCTGGTCGAGGTAGAAGCCGGTCTTGTGGCCGCGCACCAGGTCCACCAAGAAGCGGCATTGCCCCTCGCGGATTTCAACCAACTCAGGAGGGGATTGGCCCCAGAGCAGGCCTGTTCTGGGGGACAAACCCTCTTTGCTGCGCACGTCTACGTCCGAGCGCTCGTAGATGCCCTGGCATGGCACCAGCTCGGCCAGCGCTTCCACGAGCGTTTGCCGCCATGCCTCGCTGCCGGCTGAGAGAAACTGACAGACTAAGAACTCGTCATAACGGTCGACGATGAGCCCGGGCAGCCCGTCTGACTCGGCGTTCACAAGACGGAATGCAGTGGTGGTCCCGCCCTGGATGAGCGAAGCGCGTGCCGCGATGGCTCGGGTCAGGCGCGCGCGGAAAAAGGCCCCATCCACCTCCTCGGCCGGGTCAAAGGTCCAGACGCGCACCATGATCTGAGAGTGGGGCGAGAAGGCGCCGCGCCCCAAGACCTCCCCCTCGGCGCTGACGATGTCCACTGTCTCGCCTGGGTGCGGCCCGCCTTCCACTTTGGCAATTGCCCCGGCAAAAATCCAGGGGTGCCACCTGCGGAGCGACTTGTCGCGGCCGGCTTTCAGGAAAACTCGGGCCATTCGCTTGCCTTTCTGCAACGTGCTTCACGAGAGTAAGGCGTGTGCACTAGCGCTCGCCAGCGCCCTTGACGGAGCTGCTGCACTCTCGCCGCCTTCACTTGATGACGAGCACCTTGGCGCCTCTGATCTTGCGCCCCTTGAGGTCGTGCAGGGCCGTGTTCGCTTCCTCAAGGGGATATTCCTCGACCTCCGGAACTATGGGAATCTCGGCGGCAAGGGCTAAGAACTCGCGCACGTCTCGCCGTGTGACATTGGCCACCGACTTTATCTCCTTCTCCAGCCACAGGTGCCGCGGATAGTCCAAAGCCAGGAGCTCCTCCTTGTCCGCTTCTTCTTTGCGGATAGCATTGATGACCAGCCGTCCGCCGGGAGCCAACCGCTCCAGTGCTGCCACCACCGGCCGCCACACTGGCGTCGTGTCGATGATGCAGTGCAGTGGGGCAGGCGGGAAATCGTCGGTGTCGCCTGCCCACGTGGCACCCAACTGCCGCGCAAACTCGCGCTCTCCCTCTGAACGAGCAAAGACGTAGATCTCGCTGTGGGGAAAACGGTGCTTGGCCATCTTCAGCACCAGGTGTCCTGAGGCGCCGAACCCCGTGAGGCCCAGCCTTTGGCCATCGCGCATGCCAGTGAGTGCCAAGGAGCGGTAACCGATGGCACCCGCGCACAGGAGCGGTGCCGCCTCGGTGTCGGAAAAGCGTTCCGGAATCGGGTACACAAACTGCTCGGGCGCAACCATGTACTCCGCATAGCCCCCGTTGGCGTCCCGCCCGGTGGCGCGAAAGTCAGGACACAGGTTCTCCTGGCCGCTTTGACAGTACTCGCATTTGCCGCAAGCGGAGAATATCCATGCCACGCCTACGCGCTCCCCCGCCCGCCGCGTCGTGACCCCTTTCCCGGTGGCGACAATCTGCCCCACCACCTGGTGCCCTAACACCACGGGCAACTGAGGCGGTGGCGTGCGCCCCTCGATCTCGTCCAACTCCGTGTGGCAGACGCCGCAGGCGGCCACCCTGATGAGCACCTCGCCGGTCTTCGGTTCTGGGTCAGGAAGCTCTGCCGGTTCGAGTGGCGGACGTCCTTCACCGACTGGACCCAACTCCCGCAACACCAATGCCTTCATGGCTTCTTCCTCGGCTATCCCTGAATCGCACTCTCTTGTTGGCTACAGTCACCATTCCTTCGAAGATCCGTGCAAACGCAAGCATGCGGTTATGGTGAGCTCAGCCGCACAATATGCTTGCAATCGTCTTCCTAAAGTTATATATTTCGCGCAAACCGTCAAGCACGAGGATTGCTTCCCCATGAGATTCGGCAAGCCCATATTTCCGTTCACAGCTTCACTCAGTTCGCAGCCCACGAGAGCGAATTCCTGCGCGCAGGCCATCTTCGCCTTCGCCATGGGCATGTTGATGCTTCATCCGCCTGGGAAGGGGCCGTGCTGATGTGAAAGGATTTGCAGAGCAGGTTCTCAAGCCCCTTCCCAACAGCCGGGAGGGGCTTTTGTTTTGCAGGCAAACCCGAGCAAGGCCTTGGCCGTAGGGCTTCGCCTGTGAATGCAGCAGGGCTCCCGCCCGGGAATCTCGAGAACGAACTTGGCAAGGTGTGGCCATGAGCGAAAAGACCATCGTGCACACACAGACGCTGCAAGTGGCAAGCGCAGAGCATCCTTTCCGCTTCGAGTGCGGCAAGAGCCTGGCGCACTTAGATGTGGCCTTTGAGACGTATGGAAAGCTCAACAGCGCCGGCGACAACGCCGTCTACGTGTGTCACGCCCTTACCGGCAGCGCACACGCGGCCTTTTTCAATGCCGCCCACGAAGAACGGCCGGGCTGGTGGGACGGCCTCATCGGCAGGGGCAAGTCCCTCGACCCGGACCGTTACTTCATCGTCTGCGCCAATCTCTTGGGGAGCTGCTACGGCACTACCGGCCCGTCGTCCAGCAATCCGGAGACTGACCAGCCCTTCGGGATGGCCTTCCCGCCGGTGACCACGCGCGACATGGTGAACCTGCAGAAGCGCCTCCTGGATGTCCTCGGCGTGAAGCAGTTGGCCTTGGTTCTGGGCGGTTCTTTGGGTGGCATGCTCACCTGGCAATGGATTGTGGACTATCCCGAATTCGTGCGGGCGGCCATTCCCATCGCCGGAACCGTGCAGGGCTCTCCCTGGATGATCGCCCTGAACGAGGTGGCCCGGCAGGCTATCTACAACGACCCGGCCTGGTGCGAAGGCAAGTACGCTGACCAAGGGCCAGCCGCCGGCCTGGCACTGGCCAGGATGATCGCTATGATCTCCTACCGCAGCCATCTGCAGTTTGCCCGCCGCTTCGGGCGGGAGAGGGTGCACGCCGAGCCAACACGCACATTGGATTTCCATAACCGCTTCCAGGTGGAGAGCTACCTGCACTACCAAGGGCAGAAGCTGGTGCAGCGCTTCGATGCCCGGTCCTACGTTTACCTGACCAAAGCCATGGACCTGCACGACGTGGCGCGCGGCTATGCAAGCCTCGAGGAGGCTCTGGCGCGCATCCAAGCCGAAGTGCTGGTCATCGGCATCGATAGCGACGTGCTCTACTTCCCCAGTGAGCTGCAGGAAACGGTGCGGACTCTGCAACGGCTGGGTAAGAAGGTCGCTTACGAGGAGCTCCATTCCATTTACGGCCACGATGCCTTCTTGGTCGAATACGACCAGCTCAACAAGCTCGTCGGCGAATTTCTACGCGGGAGGAACTGATGCGCGTCTTGAAATTCGGAGGGACCTCAGTTGGCGATGCCGAAGGTATCCGTACGGTGGGCCACATAATTGCTGGTCTGCGGGATAGGCCGATGGTCCTGGTCTTTTCTGCCATGGGCAAGACCACCGACCACTTGGCCGAAATCGGCGAAAAGGCCGCGCAGGGGAAGCTGGAGGACAGTCTCCGCATCGTGAAGGAGCTGGAAGGCTACCACCTCGGCGTGGCGAGGTGCCTGCTGCAAGGGCCTGCCAGTGCCGCCGAGGTCTTTGCCTTCTGCCAGGCGACTTTCCGTAGCATCGAGGAGATGGCGCAAGGGATCTCTGTGGTGGCCGATTTCTCCCCTGCTGTTCAGGATCGCCTGCTCGGTCAGGGCGAGCTCCTGTCCACGAGAATCATTGCCGCCTACCTGGCGCAGGGCAGGCTGCCGGTGGAGTGGGTGGACGCCCGGCGGCTGATCGTCACCGATGCCCGGCACACGCAGGCCGAGCCGCTTTTCGAGGAGACCGCCACCCGGTGTCGGGAGGTGCTTCTGCCGCTCGTGGCGGACGGGAAGATCCCGCTCACGCAAGGCTACATCGCTCGTTCTGCCTCAGGGCAGCCTACCACCTTAGGCCGGGGCGGTTCGGATTTCTCGGCAGCGCTGATCGGTGCGGCTCTCGGTGCGGAGGAGATTCAAATCTGGACGGACGTCGACGGCATCCTCACCGCCGATCCCTGGCTCGTACCGCAGGCCAAACACATTCCGGTGATGAGCTTCCAGGAAGCGGCAGAGCTGGCCTTCTTTGGTGCCCGCGTCCTGCATCCGAAGACTCTGGTACCCGCCGTAGAGCGGGGCATCCCGGTGCGCGTGCGTAACACCCGCAAGCCCGCAGGCGAAGGGACGCTGATCCTGGCTGAACCCGAGGAGAACGGCGTCGGCGTGAAGAGCATCGCCTACAAAGAGGGCATGACCGTGATTAACCTGGTCTCAACCCGCATGTTCAAGGCGCACGGCTTTCTCCGGCAGGTCTTCGACGTGTTCGACCGCCATCGCGTGTCGGCGGACCTGGTAGCCACCTCGGAGGTGTCGGTCGCCATCGCTCTGCAGGACGCCAGTCGTCTGCCTGAGATGCTCGCCGAGTTGCAGGCGTTCGGGACGGTGACGGTGAAGCCACACCAGGCGGTGGTCTGCGTCGTGGGGGAGAAGCTGAAGGACACCCCGGGCATCGTCAGCCAAGTTTTCCAGGACCTGGCCGATGTGAAAGTCTCCATGGTCTCGCAGGGTGGCTCGGAGATCAATCTCAGCTTCGTGATCGATGAAGGCGACCTGCCAGTAGTCGTGAGCCGGCTGCATCGTCGCTTTTTCGAGTGAGAAAGGCCGCTTGGCGGCGATCGTTGACATGCGACTTTGGTGGAGATGACGATGTCCATGCACACGCGCGTAGGAATTCTGGGCGCAACAGGGGCTGTGGGTCAACGATTGGTGCAGATCCTGGCCGACCATCCGTGGTTCGAGGTGACATCGGTCGCCGCCTCGGAGCGCTCGGCGGGTCGACGTTATGGGGAGGCGGTGCGCTGGCTCCTGCCTGGCCCGATTCCCGCCTCCGTGGCGCGGCTGCAGGTCGTGCCGGCCGTGCCCGAGCGTGTGCCAGAGGAGGTGGTCTTTTCCGCGCTCGACGCGAACGTGGCCACCGAGGCAGAGCTGGCCTTTCGGGCGGCGGGCCGCACGGTCATAAGCAACGCCAGCAGCCATCGCCTGCACCCCGAGGTGCCTCTGGTCATCCCGGAAATCAATGCGGATCACTTGGCGCTCGCGGAGCGGCAGCGGCAAAAATACGGCGGGGCTATCGTCACCAATCCCAACTGCACCACCATCGGTCTCTGCCTGGCCCTGGAGCCGTTGCGCCGGCGCTTTAGCCTTAGGCGGGTGCTGGTCACCACGCTGCAGGCGCTCTCCGGGGCGGGCTACCCGGGCGTGCCGTCGCTGGAGGCGGTGGACAATGTGCTGCCGGAGATCGCGGGCGAGGAGCAGAAGGTGGAAACCGAGCCGCGCAAGATTTTCGGCCGCCTGACTGGGGAGGGCGTGGAACTTGCCGACGTGGCGATCAGCGCGCAGTGCAATCGCGTGCCTGTGCGGGAAGGGCATCTGCTGTCAGTTTCGGTGGAACTCGGCGCAAAGGGGACGTTGGAGGAGGTGAAGCAGGCCTTTCTGGACTATCGCTCGCCGCTCTCCGGCCTGCGGCTCCCCTCCGCGCCGGAAAGGCCGGTGCTCCTGGCGGAGGCGCCCTGCCGCCCGCAGCCGCTCTTAGACCGCGACGTTGCAAGCGGCATGGTGGTGACCGTGGGTCGCGTGCGCCCCTGTCCGGTTCTTGATTACCGCTTTGTGGCCCTGGTGCACAACACGCTGCGCGGCGCCGCCGGGGGCACGGTCCTGATAGGGGAGGTGGTGGTCAAAGGTTCCCGGCTCCTACGGGCGCAGAAAGCCCCTCGCCAATAGCCACGCGGTGAGCAAGGGACAAGGTGGGGCCGACCAGCAGGTCCAAGACGGGATCTTCGCCCGCTGGCCGCCGCGGTGCTCCTCCCCAAAAAGAAAAAAGCCGCCTCCGCCTGGAGACGGCTGTCGTTCAAAGCATTCGGGGTTGGTCTTACACGTCACTCGTCATAATGAACAGCGGCTGGCGCATGAAGGTCTCGTACTTCGGGCGCAGGCGGTCGGTGTTGTAGTACTTCTCCACGTCCACGACCTTCTTCCGCCCGGTAAAGACCACGTCCAGCGGCACATTGTCGTACACGCCGTTGCGCAGGCTTATCAGACGCCCGAAGGACTTTTGCAGCACCAGGTCCAGCGCCAAGTTGCCGAAGGCCATCGGCACGATGGAGTCGATGGCGTCAGGGTCACCGCAACGCACTAAGTAACCCAGCCGCTGGTTCACCACATTGATGCGCTGCCCATTGTTGTACTTGGGCGAGAGCTCCTTCAGACGCGCCGCCACTTTGTCGCCCACGCCCCCGAGCTTCTTATGGCCAAACTGGTCTGCCTCATCGCTCTCGAAGCACATCTCCTTGTCGTCGGTCATCACCGCACCTTCCGAGACCAGCACCACCGCGTAGTTGCTGGGGTGATGTCTGCGGTCTTCCACCAGGAGCTCGGTCAAACGCTCGATGTCAAAGGGGTATTCCGGAATCACGCAGCGGTCAGCAGCTCCCGCCATGGTGGGAAGCATTGCCGTGAAGCCGGCATAGCGGCCAAACACCTCGATGACCAGGAAGCGCTCGTGCGAGCCGGCGGTGGTGCGCAGCTTATGGGTGAGCTCGATGGTCCGCGTTACGCAGGTGCTGAAGCCGATGCAGTAGTCAGTGCCTGGAACATCGTTGTCCATGGTCTTGGGGATGGCCACCACCTTCACACCTTCCTTGTGCAGGCGATAGGCGTAGCTCAGGGTATCGTCCCCGCCGATGGGAATCAGACAGTCGATGCCCAGGTACTCCAGGTTTTTCAGCACCTCTTCTGTCACGTCGTTGATTTCGTCCTGGTACTTGTCCCGCAGATGAGGCGGCACGTTGCTCTTGGGCAGATGGCTGGGTCGCGTGCGCGAGGTGTGCAAGAAAGTGCCGCCGGTGCGTCCGGCGCGGTCGACGATCTCCTCAGTCAGCACCTGGTAGCTGTGCCCATTGTCGGCGTCCTTGTCGCGCACCATGTCCACCAGACCTGCCCAGCCACGGCGAATGCCAATGACGCGGTAACCTTCCCGCAAAGCGCGAAAAGTCACTGCCCGGATGGCCGGGTTCAACCCTGGAACGTCTCCTCCTCCTGTCAGGATGCCGATAGTGCCTCTCGTTTTTGCCATAGCTGCATTTCTCCTGCTTACGGTTTTGACAACAGAGCGTCCACGAAGTTGTTGGGAACGCGGTTCATACCGCGTGACCCCAATTATATGCAAATGGCGCCAGATTTTCAAGTGGAAAATGCCCAAAGGGCATCGCATGGTGGGACGTATCTCTCTCTTCTGTCAGCATATTCCTGCATGGGAGCCGCCGGCCAAAGCAGAGCACAATTCCGGCTGAAGCTGCTTCATTTTTGTCTTGACTTTTGCGAAATGAATTGCTATAATACAAACAGACGTCCGCATCAGCTGCCTGGTTCAGCGGCCGATCTCTCTGTGCGGCTGAACGGGAGGCAGGCGCGGTGGCGATGGGGGGCAGATCCAGTCCGGTGTTGCTTCTGTGGTGCCCGTTTGACTGCGGTGCAAACCAGGTCAGGAACGGAATGGCCCAGAAGGTCAGAGCGACCTCGGCAGCCTTGTATCTCCCAAGGCTGGGTCCGGGAAGATGTTCAGGTCAGAACACGCCAATCAGCGCGTCGGCAGGTGAGGAACTTTCCTCCGCTGATTGGCTTTTCTATTTTCGGATGCGGCATGTTTGCGGATGACGGTCTTGAGACGGAAGCGGAGGACGGATGAAAATCCATGAGTACCAAGCCAAAGAACTGCTGAAGAAGGGCGGGGTTGCAGTGCCCGAAGGTGGGGTGGCATTCTCCGGAGAGGAAGCGCAGCGCATTGCCGACCAGATCGGTGGCGAGAAAGTGGTGATCAAGGCGCAGATCCATGCCGGCGGCAGAGGAAAGGGTGGGGGCGTGCGGGTGGTGCCCAGGGCACAGGCTGGCAAAACCGCAGCAGAGATGATCGGCATGACCCTGGTGACCCACCAGACCGGGCCGGAGGGAAAGATAGTCCGCAAAGTGCTCGTGGAGCAGGCATTGGACATCGCGCGCGAGTTGTACGTCGGCATCGTGTTAGATCGCGCACGCAGCGCGCTGGTCTTTATGGCCAGCAGTGAAGGCGGCGTGGAGATCGAGAA
This genomic interval carries:
- a CDS encoding zinc-dependent alcohol dehydrogenase family protein; protein product: MKALVLRELGPVGEGRPPLEPAELPDPEPKTGEVLIRVAACGVCHTELDEIEGRTPPPQLPVVLGHQVVGQIVATGKGVTTRRAGERVGVAWIFSACGKCEYCQSGQENLCPDFRATGRDANGGYAEYMVAPEQFVYPIPERFSDTEAAPLLCAGAIGYRSLALTGMRDGQRLGLTGFGASGHLVLKMAKHRFPHSEIYVFARSEGEREFARQLGATWAGDTDDFPPAPLHCIIDTTPVWRPVVAALERLAPGGRLVINAIRKEEADKEELLALDYPRHLWLEKEIKSVANVTRRDVREFLALAAEIPIVPEVEEYPLEEANTALHDLKGRKIRGAKVLVIK
- a CDS encoding ATP-dependent 6-phosphofructokinase, with product MAKTRGTIGILTGGGDVPGLNPAIRAVTFRALREGYRVIGIRRGWAGLVDMVRDKDADNGHSYQVLTEEIVDRAGRTGGTFLHTSRTRPSHLPKSNVPPHLRDKYQDEINDVTEEVLKNLEYLGIDCLIPIGGDDTLSYAYRLHKEGVKVVAIPKTMDNDVPGTDYCIGFSTCVTRTIELTHKLRTTAGSHERFLVIEVFGRYAGFTAMLPTMAGAADRCVIPEYPFDIERLTELLVEDRRHHPSNYAVVLVSEGAVMTDDKEMCFESDEADQFGHKKLGGVGDKVAARLKELSPKYNNGQRINVVNQRLGYLVRCGDPDAIDSIVPMAFGNLALDLVLQKSFGRLISLRNGVYDNVPLDVVFTGRKKVVDVEKYYNTDRLRPKYETFMRQPLFIMTSDV
- the lysC gene encoding lysine-sensitive aspartokinase 3; the protein is MRVLKFGGTSVGDAEGIRTVGHIIAGLRDRPMVLVFSAMGKTTDHLAEIGEKAAQGKLEDSLRIVKELEGYHLGVARCLLQGPASAAEVFAFCQATFRSIEEMAQGISVVADFSPAVQDRLLGQGELLSTRIIAAYLAQGRLPVEWVDARRLIVTDARHTQAEPLFEETATRCREVLLPLVADGKIPLTQGYIARSASGQPTTLGRGGSDFSAALIGAALGAEEIQIWTDVDGILTADPWLVPQAKHIPVMSFQEAAELAFFGARVLHPKTLVPAVERGIPVRVRNTRKPAGEGTLILAEPEENGVGVKSIAYKEGMTVINLVSTRMFKAHGFLRQVFDVFDRHRVSADLVATSEVSVAIALQDASRLPEMLAELQAFGTVTVKPHQAVVCVVGEKLKDTPGIVSQVFQDLADVKVSMVSQGGSEINLSFVIDEGDLPVVVSRLHRRFFE
- the asd gene encoding aspartate-semialdehyde dehydrogenase, with the protein product MHTRVGILGATGAVGQRLVQILADHPWFEVTSVAASERSAGRRYGEAVRWLLPGPIPASVARLQVVPAVPERVPEEVVFSALDANVATEAELAFRAAGRTVISNASSHRLHPEVPLVIPEINADHLALAERQRQKYGGAIVTNPNCTTIGLCLALEPLRRRFSLRRVLVTTLQALSGAGYPGVPSLEAVDNVLPEIAGEEQKVETEPRKIFGRLTGEGVELADVAISAQCNRVPVREGHLLSVSVELGAKGTLEEVKQAFLDYRSPLSGLRLPSAPERPVLLAEAPCRPQPLLDRDVASGMVVTVGRVRPCPVLDYRFVALVHNTLRGAAGGTVLIGEVVVKGSRLLRAQKAPRQ
- a CDS encoding homoserine O-acetyltransferase yields the protein MSEKTIVHTQTLQVASAEHPFRFECGKSLAHLDVAFETYGKLNSAGDNAVYVCHALTGSAHAAFFNAAHEERPGWWDGLIGRGKSLDPDRYFIVCANLLGSCYGTTGPSSSNPETDQPFGMAFPPVTTRDMVNLQKRLLDVLGVKQLALVLGGSLGGMLTWQWIVDYPEFVRAAIPIAGTVQGSPWMIALNEVARQAIYNDPAWCEGKYADQGPAAGLALARMIAMISYRSHLQFARRFGRERVHAEPTRTLDFHNRFQVESYLHYQGQKLVQRFDARSYVYLTKAMDLHDVARGYASLEEALARIQAEVLVIGIDSDVLYFPSELQETVRTLQRLGKKVAYEELHSIYGHDAFLVEYDQLNKLVGEFLRGRN
- a CDS encoding class I SAM-dependent methyltransferase, encoding MARVFLKAGRDKSLRRWHPWIFAGAIAKVEGGPHPGETVDIVSAEGEVLGRGAFSPHSQIMVRVWTFDPAEEVDGAFFRARLTRAIAARASLIQGGTTTAFRLVNAESDGLPGLIVDRYDEFLVCQFLSAGSEAWRQTLVEALAELVPCQGIYERSDVDVRSKEGLSPRTGLLWGQSPPELVEIREGQCRFLVDLVRGHKTGFYLDQRENRALAARYCQGMQVLNCFAYTGAFAIWALLGGAAAVTNIESSAEALALARRNLALNGIDANAAEFIQGDAFQELRRLRDSGRQFDVVILDPPKFADSQAQVPKASRGYKDINLLAFKLLRPRGVLVTFSCSGLIAPELFQKIVADAALDAGRSAQIIARLGQACDHPVALSFPEGGYLKGLVCRVLN